A stretch of the Musa acuminata AAA Group cultivar baxijiao chromosome BXJ2-7, Cavendish_Baxijiao_AAA, whole genome shotgun sequence genome encodes the following:
- the LOC135617211 gene encoding rhomboid-like protein 11, chloroplastic isoform X1, whose amino-acid sequence MGYLLALAPMPAVGLLAPPRVSSWRPPAVAAAAFDLYPVGRRSFPSRLKVALFAARRRPFCCRMKGSGSDITSDLELAKFDGKRRPNHNVNGVFWILLLNLGIYVADHILRLQEIKSLYLYHICPVWYQFVTATFCHANWNHLSSNLFFLYIFGKLVEEEQGNFALWISYILAGAGANLVSWLLLPKSAVSVGASGAVFGLFVISVLVKMSWDWRKIIEVLILGQFVIEKVMEAAQASTSLTGTYGRGLMAVNHIAHISGALIGAALVLLVSRIPSQPSGQDDKNKRS is encoded by the exons ATGGGCTACCTGCTCGCCCTCGCGCCGATGCCCGCGGTCGGCCTCCTCGCCCCGCCCCGTGTCTCCTCGTGGCGCCCTCCCGCCGTCGCGGCCGCCGCCTTCGACCTCTACCCTGTGGGTCGCCGTAGCTTCCCCTCTCGACTAAAGGTGGCTCTTTTCGCCGCCCGGCGTCGCCCTTTCTGCTGCAGAATGAAAGGATCCGGTTCAG ATATAACATCAGACTTGGAGCTTGCGAAGTTTGATGGGAAGAGAAGACCAAACCATAATGTGAATGGTGTATTTTGGATACTACTACTAAACCTTGGCATTTATGTGGCAGATCACATACTTCGG CTTCAGGAGATCAAATCCCTCTATCTGTACCACATCTGTCCGGTGTGGTACCAGTTTGTGACGGCAACATTCTGTCACGCTAACTG GAACCATCTTTCCAGCAACctattttttttgtatatttttg GAAAATTAGTTGAAGAGGAACAAGGGAACTTTGCATTGTGGATCTCATACATTCTTGCTGGTGCTGGTGCTAACCTTGTCTCATGGTTACTTCTCCCAAAATCTGCAGTGTCTGTGGGAGCATCTGGTGCAGTCTTTGGATTGTTTGTTATAAGTGTCCTGGTGAAG ATGTCGTGGGATTGGAGGAAAATTATAGAGGTTCTTATCCTCGGCCAGTTTGTAATTGAGAAG GTCATGGAGGCGGCGCAAGCTTCAACGAGTCTGACAGGTACATATGGAAGAGGGTTGATGGCTGTTAATCACATTGCTCATATCTCTGGTGCTCTGATTGGTGCTGCTTTGGTATTGCTCGTAAGTCGCATTCCTTCCCAACCTTCAGGCCAAGATGACAAGAACAAAAGAAGTTGA
- the LOC135617211 gene encoding rhomboid-like protein 11, chloroplastic isoform X2 has product MGYLLALAPMPAVGLLAPPRVSSWRPPAVAAAAFDLYPVGRRSFPSRLKVALFAARRRPFCCRMKGSGSDLELAKFDGKRRPNHNVNGVFWILLLNLGIYVADHILRLQEIKSLYLYHICPVWYQFVTATFCHANWNHLSSNLFFLYIFGKLVEEEQGNFALWISYILAGAGANLVSWLLLPKSAVSVGASGAVFGLFVISVLVKMSWDWRKIIEVLILGQFVIEKVMEAAQASTSLTGTYGRGLMAVNHIAHISGALIGAALVLLVSRIPSQPSGQDDKNKRS; this is encoded by the exons ATGGGCTACCTGCTCGCCCTCGCGCCGATGCCCGCGGTCGGCCTCCTCGCCCCGCCCCGTGTCTCCTCGTGGCGCCCTCCCGCCGTCGCGGCCGCCGCCTTCGACCTCTACCCTGTGGGTCGCCGTAGCTTCCCCTCTCGACTAAAGGTGGCTCTTTTCGCCGCCCGGCGTCGCCCTTTCTGCTGCAGAATGAAAGGATCCGGTTCAG ACTTGGAGCTTGCGAAGTTTGATGGGAAGAGAAGACCAAACCATAATGTGAATGGTGTATTTTGGATACTACTACTAAACCTTGGCATTTATGTGGCAGATCACATACTTCGG CTTCAGGAGATCAAATCCCTCTATCTGTACCACATCTGTCCGGTGTGGTACCAGTTTGTGACGGCAACATTCTGTCACGCTAACTG GAACCATCTTTCCAGCAACctattttttttgtatatttttg GAAAATTAGTTGAAGAGGAACAAGGGAACTTTGCATTGTGGATCTCATACATTCTTGCTGGTGCTGGTGCTAACCTTGTCTCATGGTTACTTCTCCCAAAATCTGCAGTGTCTGTGGGAGCATCTGGTGCAGTCTTTGGATTGTTTGTTATAAGTGTCCTGGTGAAG ATGTCGTGGGATTGGAGGAAAATTATAGAGGTTCTTATCCTCGGCCAGTTTGTAATTGAGAAG GTCATGGAGGCGGCGCAAGCTTCAACGAGTCTGACAGGTACATATGGAAGAGGGTTGATGGCTGTTAATCACATTGCTCATATCTCTGGTGCTCTGATTGGTGCTGCTTTGGTATTGCTCGTAAGTCGCATTCCTTCCCAACCTTCAGGCCAAGATGACAAGAACAAAAGAAGTTGA
- the LOC135617211 gene encoding rhomboid-like protein 11, chloroplastic isoform X3, translating to MGYLLALAPMPAVGLLAPPRVSSWRPPAVAAAAFDLYPVGRRSFPSRLKVALFAARRRPFCCRMKGSGSDITSDLELAKFDGKRRPNHNVNGVFWILLLNLGIYVADHILRLQEIKSLYLYHICPVWYQFVTATFCHANWNHLSSNLFFLYIFGKLVEEEQGNFALWISYILAGAGANLVSWLLLPKSAVSVGASGAVFGLFVISVLVKMSWDWRKIIEVLILGQFVIEKVVLVVDRSMCINCATQADEL from the exons ATGGGCTACCTGCTCGCCCTCGCGCCGATGCCCGCGGTCGGCCTCCTCGCCCCGCCCCGTGTCTCCTCGTGGCGCCCTCCCGCCGTCGCGGCCGCCGCCTTCGACCTCTACCCTGTGGGTCGCCGTAGCTTCCCCTCTCGACTAAAGGTGGCTCTTTTCGCCGCCCGGCGTCGCCCTTTCTGCTGCAGAATGAAAGGATCCGGTTCAG ATATAACATCAGACTTGGAGCTTGCGAAGTTTGATGGGAAGAGAAGACCAAACCATAATGTGAATGGTGTATTTTGGATACTACTACTAAACCTTGGCATTTATGTGGCAGATCACATACTTCGG CTTCAGGAGATCAAATCCCTCTATCTGTACCACATCTGTCCGGTGTGGTACCAGTTTGTGACGGCAACATTCTGTCACGCTAACTG GAACCATCTTTCCAGCAACctattttttttgtatatttttg GAAAATTAGTTGAAGAGGAACAAGGGAACTTTGCATTGTGGATCTCATACATTCTTGCTGGTGCTGGTGCTAACCTTGTCTCATGGTTACTTCTCCCAAAATCTGCAGTGTCTGTGGGAGCATCTGGTGCAGTCTTTGGATTGTTTGTTATAAGTGTCCTGGTGAAG ATGTCGTGGGATTGGAGGAAAATTATAGAGGTTCTTATCCTCGGCCAGTTTGTAATTGAGAAG GTAGTTCTTGTTGTTGACCGAAGTATGTGCATCAATTGTGCCACACAAGCAGATGAGTTGTGA
- the LOC103991661 gene encoding uncharacterized protein LOC103991661 isoform X1: MMHSKSESDVTSLAPSSPPRSPKRPTYYVQSPSRDSHDGDKSSSMHATPVYNSPMESPSHPSFGRHSRTSSASRFSGPFRSSSGRKGHRKRVNDMGWPECNVIQEEGSYDDLDEDKGLSRRCQIILALLGLILLFTVFSLIIWGAARPYKPDAIVKSLSMDDFYAGEGTDSTGVPTKMVTVNCSLTISVYNTAAMFGIHVTSSPINLMFSEITIATGELQKYYQPRKSHRTVSVVLHGERVPLYGAGAGLALSSTGGEVPLTLDFDIISRGYVIGKLVRVKHRKHITCLLVADSSKNKPIKFAQRSCTSIHE, from the exons ATGATGCATTCCAAGTCTGAATCAGACGTTACCAGCTTAGCCCCATCGTCGCCGCCTCGGTCTCCAAAGAGACCGACTTATTACGTGCAGAGCCCGTCCCGAGACTCTCACGATGGTGACAAGTCGTCGTCCATGCATGCTACCCCTGTTTACAATAGCCCCATGGAGTCCCCCTCACACCCTTCCTTCGGGCGCCACTCGCGGACCTCGTCGGCGAGCCGGTTCTCCGGGCCCTTCCGGTCCTCGTCGGGCCGGAAGGGACACAGGAAGAGGGTGAACGATATGGGGTGGCCTGAGTGCAATGTCATACAGGAAGAAGGGTCTTACGATGATCTCGACGAGGACAAGGGGCTGTCGCGCCGTTGCCAGATCATTCTCGCGCTCCTCGGCTTAATCCTGCTGTTCACAGTCTTTTCTCTTATCATATGGGGCGCCGCACGGCCGTACAAGCCGGATGCCATTGTGAAG AGTTTGTCGATGGATGATTTTTACGCCGGAGAGGGTACCGACAGCACCGGTGTCCCAACCAAGATGGTCACAGTGAACTGTTCATTGACGATAAGTGTTTACAATACGGCTGCAATGTTTGGCATTCATGTCACTTCAAGCCCGATCAATCTCATGTTTTCAGAAATCACAATCGCTACCGGGGAG ctgcagaaatatTACCAACCTAGGAAGAGCCATAGGACAGTGTCAGTTGTCTTGCATGGAGAAAGGGTGCCATTGTATGGTGCCGGTGCAGGCTTGGCTCTCTCCAGCACTGGTGGAGAGGTCCCTTTAACCctggattttgatatcatttcacggGGATATGTGATTGGAAAGCTGGTGAGGGTGAAGCACCGAAAGCACATCACCTGTCTTCTTGTGGCCGATTCCAGTAAAAACAAACCGATAAAGTTCGCCCAGCGTTCATGCACCTCTATACATGAGTAA
- the LOC103991661 gene encoding uncharacterized protein LOC103991661 isoform X2, producing MMHSKSESDVTSLAPSSPPRSPKRPTYYVQSPSRDSHDGDKSSSMHATPVYNSPMESPSHPSFGRHSRTSSASRFSGPFRSSSGRKGHRKRVNDMGWPECNVIQEEGSYDDLDEDKGLSRRCQIILALLGLILLFTVFSLIIWGAARPYKPDAIVKLQKYYQPRKSHRTVSVVLHGERVPLYGAGAGLALSSTGGEVPLTLDFDIISRGYVIGKLVRVKHRKHITCLLVADSSKNKPIKFAQRSCTSIHE from the exons ATGATGCATTCCAAGTCTGAATCAGACGTTACCAGCTTAGCCCCATCGTCGCCGCCTCGGTCTCCAAAGAGACCGACTTATTACGTGCAGAGCCCGTCCCGAGACTCTCACGATGGTGACAAGTCGTCGTCCATGCATGCTACCCCTGTTTACAATAGCCCCATGGAGTCCCCCTCACACCCTTCCTTCGGGCGCCACTCGCGGACCTCGTCGGCGAGCCGGTTCTCCGGGCCCTTCCGGTCCTCGTCGGGCCGGAAGGGACACAGGAAGAGGGTGAACGATATGGGGTGGCCTGAGTGCAATGTCATACAGGAAGAAGGGTCTTACGATGATCTCGACGAGGACAAGGGGCTGTCGCGCCGTTGCCAGATCATTCTCGCGCTCCTCGGCTTAATCCTGCTGTTCACAGTCTTTTCTCTTATCATATGGGGCGCCGCACGGCCGTACAAGCCGGATGCCATTGTGAAG ctgcagaaatatTACCAACCTAGGAAGAGCCATAGGACAGTGTCAGTTGTCTTGCATGGAGAAAGGGTGCCATTGTATGGTGCCGGTGCAGGCTTGGCTCTCTCCAGCACTGGTGGAGAGGTCCCTTTAACCctggattttgatatcatttcacggGGATATGTGATTGGAAAGCTGGTGAGGGTGAAGCACCGAAAGCACATCACCTGTCTTCTTGTGGCCGATTCCAGTAAAAACAAACCGATAAAGTTCGCCCAGCGTTCATGCACCTCTATACATGAGTAA
- the LOC103991662 gene encoding uncharacterized protein LOC103991662 has product MLEGKAMIQDTDMPVKMQLQAMSSASQALDLFDVLDCNNMACYIKKEFDLRYGFGWQCVVGSNFGCCFTHTKGTFIYFCLETLHFLIFKCSAA; this is encoded by the exons ATGTTGGAGGGTAAGGCAATGATCCAGGACACAGACATGCCTGTGAAGATGCAGCTCCAGGCCATGTCCTCTGCCTCTCAGGCTCTTGACCTCTTTGATGTCCTAGACTGCAACAACATGGCTTGCTACATCAAGAAG GAGTTTGATCTAAGGTATGGGTTTGGATGGCAATGTGTGGTTGGCTCCAACTTTGGGTGCTGTTTCACTCACACAAAGGGCACCTTCATTTACTTCTGCTTGGAGACACTCCACTTCCTCATCTTCAAATGTTCTGCTGCTTGA